The genomic window ATCGAGTTCCGGCACACATCCTGGAACCAGCCGGAGGTGTTGAGCCTCCTGGCCGAACACGGGACCGCGTTCGTCTTCCACGACATGGAGGACTCGGACGGCTGGACGTGGCGGGACGGCCGATTGGCATCCTCGGAGATGGTCCTGGAACCGGCACAGATCGTCGAACTCTCGTCGACTCTGATGTACGTGCGGTTCCACGGCACGGCCGGGAAGTACGCCGGGAGTTATGGCAGGGAGCGGCTGACGCCCTGGGCAACCCTCGCGCGGGCCTGCCTGGACCGGGGGAGGGCCGTGGAGGCGTATTTCAATAACACCATGGACGCGGCCGCGCCGGACGATGCCCGCCTCTTCGCGGAACTCGTGTCCGGCCGCGAAGACGAGTCGCGCGGACGGCCTCAGTAATAGCGGATGCCGTCGTCGGCCTGGCGCTTCCGGGGTCGAGGGGGCGGGGATTCCTCGGCCGGCGATACCTCGGGGACGGCCGGACCCCTGGGGACGATCGCGGGAGCGGCGTCGTCGAGCGGGCCGAGGCCCGTGGCGAACTGGAGGTCGTTCATCGCCTGCTCGGTCTGGACGAGGCTGGAGGCCACCTGGTCCACCTGGCCGGCGACGAACTGGGCATCCTGGCGGTTGATGGCCATCTCGGTGATGGACTGGATCTTGTTCTCGAGTCGGCCGATCTCGGCGTCCACGAGCTCGTAGTTCTCCTTGGCCTTCTCGAGGTTCGCGAGCCGGGCGCGGCAGGTCTCCAGGTTGTCCTGGAGGGTCTTGAGGATGTTCTGCCGGGCGGGGGGGACGGTGGCGTCGGGGCCGGGCTTCCAGGTCCCGGCGATGCGGTCCTCCAGCTTCTTGATGTCGCCGCGGATCTGGGCCTCGCTGGTGCTCTCCAGGAACCGTTCGAGCATGGTCTGCGTGTAGAGGAGCCGCAGGTAGATCCACAGCAGGCGGTCCAGGCTGGAGAGCTGGAGGTCCTCGAAGGCCTCGCTCGTGGAGAGCCCGGTCGGGTCCTCGGTCTCCTTCATGTGCCTGGCGAGCTGGCGGAGGTTCGTGCAGCGGTCGCGGAGGGCCTCGAAGCGGCGGAGCTGACGCGGCGGCAGCGACTTCAGGATGCGCTGGAATGCCTCGCCGATGACCTCGGAGTCCTGCTTGCGGCTCGCCTGGTGCTCCTGGACGTCGACCAAGTACCGGAACTTCGGGTGCGTGCCGATGAGGCCGACGTACGCCGCCTCGCCGGCGAGGACCAGCGGGATGTAGACGTCGGGCTGGCCGGAGAGGGCGGCGAAGCCCAGCCCGCCGAGGAACGCGAGCAGGTTCCAGTGGTTGAGGAACGCCTTCTTGAGGTACTTGCCCAGGCCCACGAGGATCCCGTTCCTTTCAGGTGCCGGCGCGCTGGCTCTCCTCGAGCTGGCTGATCAGGTCGCGGAGGTAGTAGACGGTGTCCTGGAACCTCGGCTGCCGCTGCATCTCCTTGGAGGGGCGGTCCGACGGCTCGATCGTCAGCTCCCTGAGGATTGTACCCGGCGAGTTGCTCACCACGTAGATCCGATCGCTGAGGAAGACCGCCTCCTCGATCGAGTGCGTCACGAAGAAGACCGTCGCCTGGGTGCGCCGCCAGAGGTCGATGAGCAGGTCCTGCATGTTCATGCGGGTCATCGGGTCGAGCGCGCCGAAGGGCTCGTCCATGAGGATGATCCGCGGCCGGAGGATGAGCGTCTGGGCGATGGCCACCCGCTGTCGCATCCCGCCGGACAGCTCGTGAGGGTACTTGTACTGGTCCTTGGCGACGCTCAGGCCGACGTTCGCGATCCATTCCCGCGCGACCTCGTAGCGGACCTTCCGCGGGACGCCCCGGCACTCCAGGCCGAAGGCCACGTTGTCCAGGACGTTGCGGTGGTCGAAGCTCGTGTAGTCCTGGAAGACCATGCCGCGGTCGGGCCCGGGACGCTCCACGGGTCGGCCGAAGACGAGGACCTCGCCGCTCGTGGGCGGGAACTGGGGGCGGAGGCCGGCGATGAGCCGGAGGATCGTGCTCTTGCCCGACCCGCTCGGGCCCAGGATCCCGACGAATTCCCCCTTGTCCACCAGGTCCTGGACCACGAACGTGACGTCGCGGATGGCCGTGAATTCGTTGCCGCCGCCGGGGTTGTAGGTCTTCGTCACGGACCGGAATTCGACGACGTGCGGGAGCGAGACCTCGTCCGGCCGCCCGACGTGGCCGAGCACCCGGCCGACGCCGACGTCGTGGTTCGCGTTCGCGTTCGCCTTCGAGGCGGTCGCGGCCTCGGCTTCGGTCGGATTCATGTTCGGGGCCCGCCTGTCTGCCCGTCGCGGCGGGCCTGCGGAGGGCCGGCGAGCTCGCCGGCGATGGACGCGGGCAGCGGCCGGCGCCAGACCAATCCCTTCAGGTCCTCCCAGCCGTGCATGAGCGCCCGGACGAGCGAATGGAGCACCCCGACGCCGCCATAGCGGTAGGGGAAGAGCTCGCGCTGGATCCACAGGAGCGCCTTGTCGATCGCCAGGGCGACGACGGGGATGATGAGGAGGACCAGGACCACGTGCTCCCGGGGCCCGCGGCGCTGGGAGGTGTTGATGATGTCGCCCAGGCCGCCGGATTCGCCGCCGAACTTCACGACCTCGGCCAGCATGATGTAGCCGAAGGCGAGGGAGAACAGCAGCCGGAGCGAGTTGAAGACGCCCGGCAGCGCCAGCGGGACGAGCACCTTCATGATCGCCTGCCACCGGCCCGCGCCCAGGGTGTATGCCGAATCGACGTACGACTCGCGGACCTCGCGGATGGACCGCGCGGTGTCGGACACGATGAACGCCACGCAGGCGATGAAGATGAACATCGTCTTCTGGAGCTCGCCGATGCCGAACAGCGAGAAGGTCAGCGGGATGAGCGCCGCGACGGGGATGTTCCGGCCGAAGACGGTCACCGGCAGGAAGAAGGCGTCGACCCTCGTGAAGCAGCCGCAGAGGATGCCGAGCGGGACGCCGACCGCGGTGGCCAGGCCGAATCCCGAGGCGACCCGCCGCAGGCTCGTGAGCAGGTTGCGCGTGAGCGCGCGGTCGAACCAGAGGCTGTGGAAGGTCGCGAACGTCTCCGACGGGCTGCTGATCCCGGACGACGGGGACAGGATCCGCTCCTCGGCCTCGCCGCGAGTGACGAACCACCAGATCCCGAAGCAGGCCGCGATGCCGAGCAGCCCCATGAGAGCCACCTGCCACCGGGGCGCATCCTCTCGCAGGCCCAGGGGCAGCCTGGAGAGGAGCGATCGGCGGGCGGCCGGCATGGCGGGCGAGGC from Aquisphaera giovannonii includes these protein-coding regions:
- a CDS encoding ABC transporter ATP-binding protein; its protein translation is MNPTEAEAATASKANANANHDVGVGRVLGHVGRPDEVSLPHVVEFRSVTKTYNPGGGNEFTAIRDVTFVVQDLVDKGEFVGILGPSGSGKSTILRLIAGLRPQFPPTSGEVLVFGRPVERPGPDRGMVFQDYTSFDHRNVLDNVAFGLECRGVPRKVRYEVAREWIANVGLSVAKDQYKYPHELSGGMRQRVAIAQTLILRPRIILMDEPFGALDPMTRMNMQDLLIDLWRRTQATVFFVTHSIEEAVFLSDRIYVVSNSPGTILRELTIEPSDRPSKEMQRQPRFQDTVYYLRDLISQLEESQRAGT
- a CDS encoding ABC transporter permease, encoding MDQTENETKSPRLGTETADGATSPPRPALASPAMPAARRSLLSRLPLGLREDAPRWQVALMGLLGIAACFGIWWFVTRGEAEERILSPSSGISSPSETFATFHSLWFDRALTRNLLTSLRRVASGFGLATAVGVPLGILCGCFTRVDAFFLPVTVFGRNIPVAALIPLTFSLFGIGELQKTMFIFIACVAFIVSDTARSIREVRESYVDSAYTLGAGRWQAIMKVLVPLALPGVFNSLRLLFSLAFGYIMLAEVVKFGGESGGLGDIINTSQRRGPREHVVLVLLIIPVVALAIDKALLWIQRELFPYRYGGVGVLHSLVRALMHGWEDLKGLVWRRPLPASIAGELAGPPQARRDGQTGGPRT